The genomic segment AACTGGTCCGCGATTTCCAGAGCGTGATCGGCAAGGAAGCCCGCGCCCAGATGCTGGAACGCACGGGCCGCTTGCCCGACCTGCTGCTGGCAGCCGTGGGCGGCGGATCGAATGCGATCGGCCTGTTCCACCCCTTCCTCGACGATCCCGACGTGGCAATGATGGGCGTCGAAGCGGGCGGCCACGGCGTGGATACGGACAAGCACGCCGCCAGCCTGACGGGCGGCGCACCTGGCATCCTTCACGGCAACAAGACCTATCTGCTGCAGGACGAGGACGGCCAGATCATCGAGGCGCACTCGATCAGCGCCGGGCTGGATTATCCGGGCATCGGGCCGGAACATAGCTGGCTGCACGACATCGGGCGGGTGAAGTATCTCCCGATCAACGATGACGAAGCGCTGGAGGCGTTCCAGCTTTGCTGCAAGCTGGAAGGTATCATTCCCGCGCTGGAAAGCTCCCACGCGCTGGCGGCCCTGCCCAAGGTGGCGAAGGAATATGGCAAGGACCAGATCATTCTGGTCAATGTCTCCGGCCGGGGCGACAAGGACATCTATACCGTGGCCGATGCGCTGGGGGCCAAGATATGAGCCGCTTTGCAACCGCATTCGGAAAGGGCCACCCCGCCCTCGTCTGCTTCATCACTGCCGGTGACGGCGATACCGCCGCCAATCTCGATGCGCTGGTCGCAGGTGGCGCCGATGTGATCGAACTGGGCATGCCCTTCACCGATCCCATGGCCGATGGCCCGGCGATTCAGGCTGCGAACCTGCGTTCGCTGGCCAAGGGCACGACCACGGCGGATGTTCTCGCCCTCGCTGCGGGCTTCCGTGCGCGTCATCCCGAAGTGCCGCTGGTCCTGATGGGCTATGCCAATCCGATGATCCATCGCGGTGCGGACTGGTTTGCGGCCGAGGCCGCCAAGGCCGGCGTGGACGGCGTGATCTGCGTCGACATTCCACCCGAGGAAGATGCAGAGCTTGGCCCGCAATTGCGCGGTGCAGGCCTCAACATGATCCGCCTTGCCACTCCCACTACCGATGCAGCGCGCCTTCCCGCCGTGCTCGAAGGGTCGGGCGGGTTCCTCTATTACGTCTCTGTCGCCGGGATCACCGGCAAGCAGCAGGCGGCGCTCGATTCCATCGAACAGGCCGTATCCCGCCTCAAGGCGGCGACTGACCTGCCCGTGGCGGTCG from the Erythrobacter sp. SG61-1L genome contains:
- the trpA gene encoding tryptophan synthase subunit alpha, translated to MSRFATAFGKGHPALVCFITAGDGDTAANLDALVAGGADVIELGMPFTDPMADGPAIQAANLRSLAKGTTTADVLALAAGFRARHPEVPLVLMGYANPMIHRGADWFAAEAAKAGVDGVICVDIPPEEDAELGPQLRGAGLNMIRLATPTTDAARLPAVLEGSGGFLYYVSVAGITGKQQAALDSIEQAVSRLKAATDLPVAVGFGVRTPEQAEAIARVADGVVVGSAFIDIVAAHGEEAAAPLKELTAALAKAVHNARETVA